One genomic window of Pagrus major chromosome 22, Pma_NU_1.0 includes the following:
- the alkal2a gene encoding aLK and LTK ligand 2a: MSGLRKHFNMGLVLLMCALTGHCGESAPSTATPAAATSRDAHRDFRRIVEIMKLVEESRGRHSTARTEPPSVQRAISSPVETRDLRNLKTEREEKTVVVPPAGVRKKEKFLKYLTGPLYFSPKCRKHVYRLYHHTRDCTIPAYYKRCARLLTRLAGSPQCTVG; encoded by the exons ATGAGCGGACTGCGGAAGCACTTCAACATGGGACTGGTGCTACTGATGTGCGCGCTGACCGGACACTGCGGCGAGAGCGCGCCCTCGACGGCGACGCCGGCAGCTGCAACCAGCAGGGACGCGCACCGGGACTTCAGGCGGATAGTAGAGATCatgaagctggtggaggagagcCGGGGTCGGCACAGCACGGCGAGGACGGAGCCTCCGTCAGTGCAGCGGGCGATAAGCTCTCCGGTGGAGACGAGGGATTTACGCAActtgaaaacagaaagagaggagaagactGTCG tcGTACCCCCCGCAGGTGTCAGAAAGAAGGAGAAGTTCCTAAAATATCTAACAG gtcCACTTTACTTCAGTCCCAAGTGCAGGAAGCACGTGTACAGGCTCTACCACCACACCAGAGACTGCACGATACCTGCAT actACAAAAGATGTGCGAGGCTTCTCACGCGACTAGCCGGCAGCCCGCAGTGCACGGTGGGGTAG